One segment of Hemibagrus wyckioides isolate EC202008001 linkage group LG05, SWU_Hwy_1.0, whole genome shotgun sequence DNA contains the following:
- the LOC131352552 gene encoding rhodopsin-like, giving the protein MNGTEGPNFYVPMSNKTGLVRSPFEEPQYYLAEPWKYSLLAAYMLFLMITAFPINFLTLFITVKHKKLRTPLNYILLNLAVAGLFMVFGGFTVTFYTALHGYFVLGVTGCNIEGFFATMGGEIGLWSLVVLAIERYIVVCKPVSTFRFGEKHAIVGVGFTWIMALTCAGPPLLGWSRYIPEGMQCSCGIDYYTPKPEYNNISFVIYMFILHFCIPLLIIFFCYSRLLCTVRAAAAQQQESESTQRAEKEVTRIVVVMVIAFLVCWLPYASVAWYIFANQGSEFGPVFMTVPAFFAKSAAFYNPVIYIFLNRQFRNYMLVTLCCGKNPLGEDETSTTSSTKTQSSVVTSSQVAPA; this is encoded by the exons ATGAACGGGACAGAGGGTCCGAACTTCTACGTGCCGATGTCTAACAAGACAGGCTTGGTGCGGAGCCCTTTTGAAGAGCCCCAGTACTACCTCGCCGAGCCGTGGAAGTATTCGCTGCTCGCTGCCTACATGCTTTTCCTCATGATCACCGCCTTCCCGATCAACTTCCTCACGCTCTTCATCACAGTGAAACACAAGAAACTCCGCACACCGCTCAACTACATTCTTCTGAACCTGGCCGTTGCCGGCTTGTTCATGGTCTTCGGAGGCTTCACGGTCACTTTCTACACTGCCCTGCATGGCTATTTTGTCCTGGGTGTAACTGGGTGCAATATTGAGGGCTTTTTCGCCACCATGGGAG GTGAGATTGGCCTGTGGTCCCTGGTAGTTTTGGCTATCGAGCGCTACATTGTGGTGTGTAAGCCGGTGTCCACATTTCGTTTCGGAGAGAAGCATGCCATCGTTGGAGTCGGCTTTACTTGGATCATGGCCCTCACCTGTGCTGGCCCACCTCTGCTTGGCTGGTCCAG GTATATTCCAGAAGGGATGCAGTGTTCATGTGGAATAGATTACTACACCCCAAAGCCTGAATACAACAACATATCCTTTGTCATCTACATGTTCATCCTCCATTTCTGTATTCCACTCCTGATCATCTTCTTCTGTTACAGTCGCCTTCTCTGCACTGTTCGTGCG GCCGCAGCTCAGCAGCAGGAGTCGGAGAGCACTCAGAGGGCAGAGAAAGAGGTCACTCGGATTGTGGTCGTTATGGTGATCGCTTTCCTGGTGTGCTGGTTGCCATATGCCAGCGTTGCATGGTACATATTTGCCAACCAGGGCTCTGAGTTCGGACCTGTTTTTATGACCGTGCCGGCTTTCTTCGCCAAGAGCGCAGCTTTTTACAACCCCGTCATCTACATCTTCCTCAACAGACAG TTCAGGAACTACATGCTGGTCACCCTGTGCTGTGGAAAGAACCCGCTCGGTGAGGATGAGACCAGCACCACGTCCTCTACCAAGACCCAGTCCTCTGTGGTCACCTCAAGCCAGGTAGCCCCTGCCTGA